A section of the Phaseolus vulgaris cultivar G19833 chromosome 8, P. vulgaris v2.0, whole genome shotgun sequence genome encodes:
- the LOC137826317 gene encoding B-box zinc finger protein 32: MGKACELCSNRASFYCPSDSAFLCCDCDAAVHAANFLVARHFRRRICSECNRFTGIHISGAALPSTCTSCSPEKPPSDDVDSLPSSSTCVSTSESCAAEKIKATRAAAGKKRRRSFWSSVIDDASQEAKKKRNSVGSVELEQEQEEVFGKWSREIGLGLGLGLGENGNRVASHALNVCLGKWNLLPFRVAAATSLWQGLRFCGDRSLATWQNLARLEKISGVPANLILAAHANLARVFTLPRELHEGWGES; encoded by the coding sequence ATGGGCAAGGCTTGCGAGCTTTGCAGCAACCGAGCTTCTTTCTATTGTCCCTCCGATTCCGCATTTCTCTGCTGCGACTGCGACGCGGCCGTGCACGCCGCCAACTTCCTCGTCGCGCGCCACTTCCGTCGCCGTATCTGCTCCGAATGCAACCGTTTCACCGGGATCCACATCTCCGGCGCCGCGCTACCGTCCACCTGCACCTCCTGCTCGCCGGAAAAGCCGCCTTCCGACGACGTTGATTCTCTCCCGTCGTCCTCCACCTGCGTCTCCACTTCCGAGTCGTGCGCCGCGGAGAAGATCAAGGCGACGCGCGCGGCGGCGGggaagaagaggaggaggagTTTCTGGAGTTCCGTCATCGACGACGCGTCTCAGGAAGCGAAGAAAAAGCGGAATAGCGTCGGATCGGTGGAGCTGGAGCAGGAGCAGGAGGAGGTGTTTGGAAAATGGAGCAGAGAGATAGgtttagggttagggttagggttaggaGAGAACGGTAACCGCGTGGCCTCGCACGCTCTGAACGTGTGTCTCGGAAAGTGGAATTTGCTTCCGTTCAGGGTGGCTGCGGCGACGTCGTTGTGGCAGGGTCTGAGATTTTGTGGGGACAGGAGTCTGGCCACGTGGCAGAATCTGGCGAGGTTGGAGAAAATCTCCGGAGTGCCAGCTAATCTGATTCTAGCCGCACACGCGAACCTCGCACGTGTCTTCACGCTGCCGCGTGAATTGCACGAGGGATGGGGCGAGTCCTAG
- the LOC137826346 gene encoding KH domain-containing protein HEN4, producing MSNNNSKKRRHAPPPPAADAVFRIVCPAAKAADVTALAGDGAKIMVEDLGAAEERVVVIVAAAGAVSCEESAAQVALIRVFERTVEDETKNCSNSTVSCKLVAPSYQVGCVLGRGGKIVEKIRQESGAHIRVLPKDQPPLPPLGDEFIQITGNFTAVKKALLSVSTCLHDNNGPNSGAFKHSGAAPAQVDGYPQRGYGSSGSYAPPDHHSRGYSFPGPESAGPTHRMFMEEEVVFKLLCHHDKVGSLIGKGGSVVRALQNETGASIQIVEAGPDSDERVVVISAREVSEQKHSPAQEAVIRVHCRLTEIGFEPSAAVVAKLLVRSAQVGCLLGKGGLVISEMRRATGASIRIFSKEQIKYISQNEEVVQVIGSLQSVQDALFHITSRIRETVFPVRTPPNFNAPPHLPPYPDMPPPLFRPRNHMMSSGHPPPSPQVGHHGIDHSTVPPMSIDHQQHAFVHGMGRGPPNMDRVPYPRGYEGPTSPRSWNPLAINRGNPGGTADTSSFASRNENPGKNGHPLQNPNNLTIEITVPHMYLTHVYGESNGNLTQIRQTSGANVAIHDPKPGATEGLVIVSGAPDQTHAAQCLIQAFILCGQTVA from the exons ATGTCCAACAACAACAGCAAGAAGCGCCGCCATGCTCCGCCGCCACCAGCAGCCGACGCCGTTTTCCGGATCGTGTGCCCGGCCGCGAAGGCGGCGGACGTAACGGCTCTGGCCGGCGACGGAGCTAAGATTATGGTGGAGGACTTGGGCGCGGCGGAGGAGCGCGTTGTTGTCATCGTGGCGGCGGCCGGCGCTGTTTCTTGCGAGGAATCGGCTGCGCAGGTTGCGTTGATTAGGGTTTTTGAAAGAACGGTGGAAGATGAAACTAAGAATTGCAGCAATTCGACAGTGTCGTGTAAATTGGTGGCGCCCAGCTATCAGGTTGGTTGCGTGCTCGGGCGAGGAGGCAAGATCGTCGAAAAGATCAGGCAAGAGAGTGGGGCTCACATTAGGGTTTTGCCCAAGGATCAacctcctcttcctcctcttggaGACGAATTCATTCAG ATAACAGGAAACTTTACAGCAGTAAAGAAAGCGCTTTTATCTGTTTCGACTTGTCTTCACGATAACAATGGGCCAAATTCTGGTGCGTTTAAACATTCTGGAGCAGCTCCTGCTCAGGTTGATGGTTATCCTCAACGTGGTTATGGGTCTTCAGGTTCATATGCTCCTCCTGATCACCATTCCAGAGGTTATTCTTTTCCGGGTCCAGAAAGTGCTGGCCCTACTCATAGGATGTTTATGGAAGAGGAGGTTGTCTTCAAGCTGTTGTGTCACCATGATAAAGTTGGTAGTCTTATTGGCAAAGGTGGTTCTGTGGTGCGGGCTCTGCAGAATGAAACTGGTGCATCTATCCAAATTGTTGAGGCTGGACCTGATTCAGACGAGCGCGTGGTTGTGATATCTGCACGAGAG GTGTCAGAGCAAAAGCATTCTCCTGCACAAGAAGCTGTCATCCGTGTTCATTGTCGACTTACAGAGATTGGATTTGAGCCAAGTGCTGCGGTTGTTGCTAAGCTTCTTGTGCGTTCAGCACAGGTGGGCTGCCTCTTGGGCAAGGGAGGTCTTGTTATTTCTGAAATGCGAAGGGCCACAGGTGCTAGTATTCGCATTTTTTCGAAGGAACAAATTAAGTACATTTCCCAAAATGAAGAAGTTGTACAG GTTATTGGGAGCTTACAATCGGTACAGGATGCTTTGTTTCACATAACCAGCAGAATTCGGGAAACCGTTTTCCCTGTAAGGACCCCTCCAAATTTTAATGCACCGCCTCATTTGCCACCATATCCAGATATGCCACCTCCTTTATTTAGGCCAAGAAATCACATGATGTCCTCTGGCCACCCTCCTCCTTCTCCTCAAGTTGGGCACCATGGAATCGACCATTCAACTGTTCCCCCGATGTCTATTGACCATCAGCAGCATGCATTTGTACATGGCATGGGACGTGGTCCCCCAAACATGGATCGAGTTCCCTATCCTCGTGGTTATGAAGGGCCAACTTCTCCAAGATCATGGAATCCTCTG GCAATTAACAGAGGAAATCCTGGAGGAACAGCTGATACATCTAGTTTTGCCTCACGAAATGAGAACCCTGGAAA GAATGGACACCCATTACAGAATCCAAATAACTTAACAATTGAGATCACCGTCCCTCATATGTATTTAACCCACGTTTATGGGGAGAGCAATGGCAACCTTACTCAGATTCGACAG ACGTCTGGTGCAAACGTGGCGATTCATGATCCAAAACCTGGAGCCACTGAGGGTCTGGTGATTGTCTCTGGAGCGCCAGATCAAACTCACGCTGCTCAATGCCTAATTCAAGCTTTTATTTTATGTGGCCAGACCGTAGCTTGA
- the LOC137826348 gene encoding GATA transcription factor 28, with product MDGIHGGDSRIHISDGQHPIHVPYVQEHEHHGLHHMSNGNGIDEDQNDGGDTNCGGSESVEGDIPSSHGNLPDNHGVIMHQGGDAGDQLTLSFQGQVYVFDSVSPEKVQAVLLLLGGREIPPTMPTMPVSPHHNNRGFTGTPQKFSVPQRLASLIRFREKRKERNFDKKIRYTVRKEVALRMQRNKGQFTSSKSNHDESALALTNWGPNENWSAENNGSQQQDIVCRHCGISEKCTPMMRRGPEGPRTLCNACGLMWANKGTLRDLSRAPPISGPIKNENKSVEANQIVLRVAGEADDSS from the exons ATGGATGGTATTCACGGGGGTGATTCTCGGATACACATCAGTGATGGCCAGCATCCTATACATGTGCCATATGTGCAAGAACATGAGCATCATGGACTGCACCATATGAGCAATGGGAATGGGATTGATGAGGATCAGAATGATGGTGGTGATACTAACTGTGGTGGAAGTGAGAGTGTGGAAGGTGATATCCCTTCCAGCCATGGAAATCTCCCTGACAATCACGGTGTAATAATGCATCAAGGGGGTGATGCTGGGGATCAGCTTACGTTGTCTTTTCAGGGCCAAGTTTATGTCTTTGACTCCGTGTCTCCAGAAAAG GTTCAAGCTGTACTACTGTTACTGGGAGGCCGTGAAATACCTCCAACCATGCCTACCATGCCAGTGTCTCCTCACCATAATAACCGG GGATTTACTGGTACTCCGCAAAAATTCAGTGTCCCTCAGAGATTAGCTTCATTGATTAGGTTTCGTGAAAAGCGGAAGGAACGaaattttgacaagaaaattCGGTATACTGTTCGGAAAGAAGTAGCATTAAG GATGCAAAGGAATAAAGGTCAGTTTACATCTTCAAAGTCCAATCATGATGAATCTGCATTAGCATTAACAAATTGGGGGCCGAACGAAAACTGGTCAGCAGAGAATAACGGTTCCCAGCAGCAAGATATTGT TTGTAGGCATTGTGGCATCAGTGAGAAGTGCACACCAATGATGCGACGTGGGCCTGAAGGGCCAAGAACCCTCTGCAATGCTTGTGGTCTTATGTGGGCAAATAAG GGAACCCTGAGGGACCTATCAAGGGCGCCACCCATATCTGGACCAATAAAAAATGAG AATAAAAGTGTAGAGGCCAACCAGATAGTCCTTAGAGTTGCAGGAGAAGCTGATGATTCGTCGTGA
- the LOC137826926 gene encoding beta-glucuronosyltransferase GlcAT14C-like, giving the protein MRTSKFPCRGLDYRLCLLIFVVCLVLYGTVSRLNTANVSHATVSKLRHFNPKHVVSKGKGYPPVLAYWILGTKDESRKMLRLLKAVYHPRNQYLLQLDDRSSESERMDLAISVKSIKVFEEFGNVNVIGKSYAINRMGSSALSAPLHAAALLLKLNPQWDWFITLSASDYPLMTQDDILHAFTSLPRYVNFIHYTNKTIRNEQRDINQIVVDQSLHYEKNSPLFFSVETRDTPDAFKLFRGSPWMVLTRPFMEYCVTGWDNLPRKLLMFFTNVAYPVESYFHTVLCNSKEFQNTIVDNNLMYNLWDTDPSESQFLDMSHYDTMLDTGAAFARPFGEGDVVLEKIDDLILNRSSNGFVEGEWCSNSETNKTTEVSEAEEEEEFLCSQYGNVDDVKPGPFGIKLKIQLAEIVNTREFTTNQCKAFERW; this is encoded by the exons ATGAGAACATCCAAATTTCCATGTAGGGGATTAGATTATCGCCTATGTCTTCTGATTTTTGTTGTGTGTTTGGTGTTGTATGGAACAGTTTCAAGATTGAATACTGCAAATGTTTCTCATGCCACAGTGTCTAAGTTACGGCACTTCAATCCCAAGCATGTTGTATCAAAAGGGAAAGGGTACCCTCCTGTGCTTGCATATTGGATTCTTGGCACCAAAGATGAGAGTAGGAAAATGTTGAGGCTGTTGAAGGCTGTGTACCATCCAAGAAACCAGTACCTGCTTCAGCTTGATGATCGTTCTTCTGAGTCTGAAAGAATGGATTTAGCTATTTCAGTTAAATCAATTAAGGTGTTTGAGGAATTTGGAAATGTGAATGTCATTGGGAAAAGTTATGCCATAAATAGGATGGGATCTTCTGCTCTTTCAGCTCCTCTACATGCTGCTGCTTTGCTGCTTAAACTGAACCCACAATGGGACTGGTTCATCACCTTAAGTGCTTCAGATTATCCTCTCATGACTCAGGATG ATATCCTTCATGCTTTCACATCCTTGCCAAGATATGTCAACTTCATTCATTACACTAACAAGACAATTCGGAACGA GCAACGAGACATTAATCAAATTGTGGTAGACCAAAGTTTGCATTATGAAAAGAATAGtccactttttttttctgtggAGACCAGAGATACCCCAGATGCTTTTAAGCTATTTCGAG GTTCACCTTGGATGGTTCTTACAAGGCCCTTCATGGAGTACTGTGTTACAGGGTGGGACAATTTACCAAGAAAACTTCTGATGTTCTTCACCAATGTGGCTTATCCTGTGGAATCATATTTCCACACAGTGTTGTGTAACTCAAAAGAGTTCCAAAACACCATTGTGGACAACAATCTAATGTACAATCTTTGGGACACCGATCCATCTGAATCCCAATTTCTTGATATGTCACACTATGATACAATGCTGGACACTGGGGCTGCATTTGCTCGCCCATTTGGCGAAGGTGATGTGGTTCTGGAGAAAATTGATGATTTGATCCTTAACCGATCATCTAATGGGTTTGTTGAAGGAGAGTGGTGTTCAAACTCAGAAACAAATAAGACCACAGAGGTTTCAGAAgctgaggaagaagaagagttCTTGTGCTCACAATATGGCAATGTTGATGATGTAAAGCCAGGGCCATTTGGCATCAAGCTTAAGATTCAACTAGCTGAAATTGTGAACACAAGGGAATTCACAACAAACCAGTGCAAAGCTTTTGAAAGGTGGTGA